The Ipomoea triloba cultivar NCNSP0323 chromosome 13, ASM357664v1 genomic interval GCATTGGCTATAATGGGCGATTTTCGAGCATGCACAATCGAACATGTGCCCCGTACGGAGAACGCGGACGCCGATATGTTTTCTAGGTTAGCAGACGAGGCCTAGAATATATTTCAAAGATAGCCCGGATAGCCAACATTGATGCCCTGCCGGTCGAACTAGTGGGGTTAGAAGAGGAAGACTAGATCACTAACCTGCGTGGTTACATCGAGAACCGGGTGATACCGAAAGACGAGACTAGAGTGCGAAAAGTGAAGCTCTGAGCTCGGTATCAGAAGAAAGTCAAGGTTTACCTTAATGCCCGAGTCCAACCACGGTATTTACAGGTTGGGGACTATGTCATTTGGGAAAGAAAGACCAATCACCCACTCGACGGGGGAAAACTGGCTCAAAGCTGGGAAGGCCCCTACGTCATATCGACTGTAGTTAGGCCCAAAACTTATAAATATGAGACCACCACAGGAAAGCCAGTTGATATGATCTAGAACTCTCAGCACTTGGTGCACTTCTACCATTAGTTCAATCCCATCTATGTTGATTATGCCATTTTGTGAAGAAGAACGAGTCGCATGCTCAAACATGTGTAGGGCAATCCCAACCCTTATTGTAACCCCTTGAACATTGTAGTGGTATCAATGAAGTGTACTTCAGAAAAGTGTACTGATAGAAAGAAGAATAAGTTTGGTTAGGTCAGCCAGTAGGCAAATGATcttgggagcaaggtgcccagtTCAGTTGGTCCTCAGACCTTAAATCCTCGGTCATAGGatgatgggagcaaggtgcccatcttgGGAGCAAGGTGTCCGGTTCAGTTGGTCATCGGACCTTAAATCCCTGATCATGGGgtgatgggagcaaggtgctcaATTCAGTTGGTCATCGGGCCTTAAATCCCTGGTCATGGGgtgatgggagcaaggtgcacATCCTGGGAGCAAGGTGCTCGGTTCAGTTGGTCCTTGGACCTTAAATCTTCGGTCATGCGgtgatgaaaagaaaagaagcgaaaacaaaaacgaaaatgaaaaaatgcacaaaaagcCTAGAGGCTAGTATTGTCTAGGATCAACAATTTTACCCGGCACAATAGGGTCGGTAGCACCCTCGGAGAAGGGGGCTGGCCCAAGATCGGGAACTTCGTCCGAAAGGACGGCCAACACCTTGGGAAGGTCGTCTTCATCCATTGCTACCTCTAACGCTGCCCGCACTTCCCTTTGCATGACGCCGACTCGTGAGCACCAAGGTCCCATAAGTATACATCCAATCCTTGCCGACCTGTATCTTAGAGAAAGCACAGAGGAAAGCCTCGGCTGGCCCAAGCTCTTTGCAAAGATGATCAGCCAAGAGGGTAGGATCTGCAATGGTGTAAAAGAAGAAGGCCAGCGAGGTACGGTAATCCTCTACCAATATCGACTGAAGCTTAGCACTATCAGCCCGAAGGTTGGTTGCCTTCACGGCCTGGTCGACTGCCTTCGTATGCAGCTCCATGTTTTTCAGCTTTGCATCCCTTCGATTTAAAGCCTTTTTGAGCGACACGACCTCTTTCTGGTGTACATCCTCTGATTCTCTGGCCTGGACGAAGAGGTCGACAATCGAATAGGCCATCTGTCACGGATAGCATGGGTTAATAATTGGGGAACTTGAAAACTGTATTGAACAATGTAGGGAATTTACCTGCATCATGTCCCGAGCTAGACGCTCGCCGACCTGATTTGTCGACCACTCCTTCGTCAGTTCAAGGGGTGCCGCGGCGGAGTAGATTTTTCTAAGTAAAGCGACCTGGTGGTCGTCCCTGTACTTCAAAAGAATGTTGATGATCGGGGTCGTCGAAGTTGGACTGGACCGACAGTGTCGCTTGAGGGGAGCAATCTCCTCGACCTCCACGACCTCCACCTTGGAGACTTTTTCCTTCCATCTCTTGTCCACAGAGCGGGTGACCATCACATCCAACCCAGAGCTGACTTGGTGAGTAGCAGTCAGCAGCAAGCTGGCCAGAACTGTTGACTCGGTCAAAGAGGCTCCCAACTTAGAAGTATCGTCCTTCTTAGTGCCCAGGCTGGTCTTGGTCACTGGGGCGGGAGGAGCGGCTGGAACTGGGAAGCCTCTCATATCTGCAAAAACCAAACAAACGAAATATTAGATCTTGCAAATTTAGTCGATTAATTTGACTTGCAAGTGTCGGGCCTGATTGGTTGTCAATCGAAGACAGACCTGACATGTTCGGCCTAGTTGCTGGAGTCGGATCCGCCACTGTCATGACCACTTTCTTGGGGATGTACTTCTCATCTAGATCATAGCGCGGGGGCTCAAGCTCAGCCCGAGCACACTCATGGGAGGTGCGAAAGGTCCACAGTAGTCATAGAACTCGGATGATATTCGCATGGCCACATTAGAGAGAGCCCGCGTCTTGATGGGGCGGGTGTGGTCCGTATGGTGAGTTGCCTAAGTGCGATGGATGGGTAACGACCAGGGATACCTGACCGACAAGATCCGGTCCTTCcatcctttattattatttgggaGAACCGTGATGCTACACAGGTTCCCCCGTGACTGAATGCACAAGACACCACCGTAGTGCTTGGGAGACAAAGGTCGGATTGAGAAAATGAATTGGAATAGCTCAAGGGTGCATGGAAGGTCGTGTCAAGTGCACATTTGGGGAAAACAGGCTAGAATCCTTTGGCTATTAGGGTTGATCTGCCCGGTCAAAACcctataatatttaatgaagcCTAGGAGAAGGGCTGAAAGGGAAAGGTGAGTGGGGCCCTTAGGAAATCTAGGTGAATCCCGAGCTAGTTTCCTTGCATCTTATCTATTATATTGCACAGCGACCGGCGAACGTTGAATCTAACCCGGCTGGTCAAGAGAGCGGAGATCTCGTCAATCTCGACCCGAGTGAGGAGACCGTTGTGTTAACTTAGGTTGTCACTATTCAAAAACTTTTCTCAAGCTGATGTAGGAGGTGATGAATTAGGCTGCAGATTAGCCAGCCAGAACATAGCCTAGCGTACGGCCTATGATGAATCAGGTCCCGACATCTTCAGTCACTAAAGGGGCGACGATAGGTCGGGTCTCGGCTTCGCCCGTAAACGAGGTTGGACGATCATCAGGATTAAATCCGGTTGATCGAGATAGCTAGACCAATTCATCCGAGTATGTCTCGACTACATGTATAACTGAGTCGTAATAGGAGATCGAGAAGGAGCCTATCTCGACCGAGTCGTCATAATCTCGGGCTGAGATATTTTGGTTGTCAGAGCCAGACATGTCTTCACCTTAAATGTAAGGAGATACGCCTTAGATTAAGGTGGCTCgggaaaaaattataagattGCGCCTAAACTCGGGCTAATTATTGTCAAAATCGAAAGTAAAGCAAAATGACAAGAGCAGAAAGGAAGCATACTGTTAGAGGTTTTTCTTCGGTTAACCGGCTAAGAGAGCAAAGATCTCTGCGGTTCGTATTTCCTAGGGAGTTGATTGGTAGGCTCCGGTCTTAAGTAACTTAAAGTGTAAAGGAGAAGCCATTGTGGGAGCATGCTATTTATAAGGAATCCGAAGTAGGGAAGGCGATTCAAATTCCAAACCCTATCACTAATCCCAAGGCGCCCACTATGAACGTCACGTGTCCTCGAGCAACGGGCCGAGATTGCGTCATCTTGACGCAAAACCCTCGCACAGGGTCTCAGCCGGACCCGGCTATCGGGGCTACTTTTAGCCTAGACCCTTCCTCCCTAGCCATCGTGAGGGCCCAGGCTAGGGGACTACTTGATAAAGATTATCACCCGGGACACAACTGTCCTAGGTAAACGATGTCAGGGCCGTAAAGCATAGAGCTTGGCCGAGACCCTCTCGGATCGTCCCATTTCGACCCGATCTATCCGGTTAATTTTGCTGAGCTATTGCGCATGGAAAGGCCTAGCGGGTCCAACCTTACCCGACCATACCCATAATGGTCGGACCGACCTTCTTCACCTATGGTTATCCCATAGGAACCTTACCCATCGCCTAGTGGCATTTAGCCCTCCAGTAGTGGGCCTTAGTTCACCTTGAAACATTgcaatatttgaaaaatatcttTAGATTATTtgagctcttttttttttaattaattttttttataactaagGAACTCATTTGTCATAGAATATTgatgatttgttttttaaaaaatatttttttcaggtaaaatttaatttcaacaaTATACAGGATGAGTTTTcgcacaccaaaaaaaataagaatgtaTTGCTCCCATTTATAAGGAACCAATATCAATTTGGTAAGtaaaaatagttttattaataatttattatcttaattttatttttattaataacttattaattttttaaaaaaaattatttcagagTGTTGTTTTGCTGTGGCTACCGCAGAGGCTTTGGGAGCACTCTGCGTTGTGGAGGGATTACAACCCTTCCACATCGAGTTATCAGTACAAGAAATTTTTGATAATTCACAGAAGCTTCCTGAGAATTCACACCAGATTTTTGAGGATCTACCCTATCGTAATTCAAATAGAGGAGCAGGAAAGTACATTCAAGATTTTGGCATCTGTGAAGCATTGGATTATCCCTACCGTGGTCGCAAGGCGAAAAAGCCTCGGTGCACCGATAGGGTAAGCacgtaaaaatgtaattaattaattacttaattaattacttttaattaacggtataatttaaatattttgcagttttcaaaatataaatgcCAGAAATTTTGGCAATTAAAGACCGCTACCGATGAAAATGAAATACTTGCGGAAATAAGGAGATGCCCAATTGCAGGATTGGTATGGGGAGATGATAATCTCACGGAGCTTGGTGCagatgtaaatttatttttgtttatttatttattattttatttatttacttatctataactatttatttataactatttgttttaatatgtttaggaaatttATGATCCTGATCCTACCCAAGCAACTAAAGTGAGAGGACATGCTGTACTGATTACGGGATATGCCACTATAGGTGGTATCCCGTGTTATGAAGTAAAAAATAGTTGGGGTATCGGTTGGGGAGCTCAAGGCTACGGCATGATAGCCAGGCGTGTCATGCCCAAGGTGGTAGCTTTCAAATCTGCATATATTGAACCCGCCGCGAGAACTACTAATAATGGTTTAGCTAGGAGAAAAATGATAAGATGGTGAAGAGCAAACTACAGTTtacttgtataacatattcagtttcatttgatatacattgtagtttcatttcagcacaaGTACAGTTTAATTTTGTtctaactatagtttcatttgacattatacatacaatagtcaTGTTATAGTAagacatgttattgaatttcattttatacacgaTGTAGTCTgattacaacaccactaaattataattctaattcaactatgatttcattggacaatatacacccaaatatgtgaaactgtttaatttttcaatttcattttatttataatgtagtttcattacaacacaaccaCACTATcgtttcgatataactacagttacattggataatatacactcaaatatgtgaaactgctATTCAGCTTCATTTCTTATACACTGTAaattcattacaacacaactatagtatcatttcgatataactacagtttcattggacaatatacactcaaatagtTTTATtgcaacacaactacaatatcatttcgatataattacagtttcattggacaatataaacacaataagtgagagtttcattttagatacactgtagtttcattttgctATGAACATGCAAAAAATACAGGAATTGTTATAACTTAACGACagtcgtttctttacttaaagaaacagtGCCATTTTTttaccatggtccatagtataacgaCCGTATATATTGCCATTTTATTTATCATACATTACATAATAATGCTTACCTTGTACCATATAAGTgatcaatcgttataccatggaccagggccTATAGTGGTCCAAAAGGCTGATCATTTGTTGTTCAATTCACATtacaagtgttttttttttaccgcAAAGCATGTGCATTACCTGGTAATGTGATGATTAATGGTTAGTATATCATAGATTACTTTAAATGgacgtttggttcacagaatctTTGATTACCCAGGTAATATGAgtttggtaatgttatattaccctGTTTGGTTTAAGTTATAagattacctggtaatgttatattacctcaaagttGATGTAGCGGTAATATTTCAAGGTGATGTGATTACCCAcattttcttaggtaatcttagattaccttgaGTTATTCCAACTTTACCCTTGTTAACTAgtctttatataataataataataataataataataataataataataataataatatatgtttatataatcaaatattttttttgtattacatGGAAGGGGAACACCCATTTACATCAAATCAGTTTGCAGTTGCCTCCATATTGGGAGGCCATAACAGTCATCCTCGAGGATCTATGTGATTCCATCTGGAGGCTGATTTAGGAGTGTAATGCCTTTCCGATTAACTGCTAGCTTAGCCAAGAAATCCGCTGCACCATTGACCTCTCTAGGAACAAAGGCAAGGTGTCATATTCCTATGCTTGCAAGTTCTTCCTGCATGTTGCTAGGATGTTGTCTGTGAGGTTTCCACATGATGATCCTTTGGTGATTGCATTTGTAATGACCTTCGAATCACTTTCAAAACACACATGCTTGGCTCCCAATACCTTGGCCAATTGGATTCCTTTGAGAAGCGCCCATGCCTCAACCATATCTTCTAAGCATGAGCCAATTTCGTATGTGaagcctgtgagccatttgccCCGTTCATTTCTGGCTAGCCCTCCGCACCTGGCCTTCTTTGTGGAGGGGTCAAAGCTACCATCCACATTGATCTTTGTCCACCCAGTTGGAGGTGTGTGCCATCTGAGCAGCTTCCAGTCCCAGCACTTCGCTTGCAATCCTAGCGTTTTCAGTTTTTCAAAATGTGCAGTAAATTCAGCCATTTGCGACTGAATCCAAAAGGCATTGTGGCCCACCCTTAAGTGGGTGCCCTTGAAGATTCTCTCGTTTCTCCATTTCCATAACCACCAGGTACCAATAGCAAACAAAACTTTGTTAATTGGCCGGTTGTTTccattatataatcaaatatacatgtgtgtatatttatatatttaattttttaatatttaagtattgatatacattcataaatataaataaataaattttatatatatattattgatgacattatagtaaattgatccatataaccttagggggcgtttggttcaggtaatctcagattacctaggtaatgtgagtctggtaatgttatattaccttgtttggttcaagctatgagattacctggtaatgttatattatctcaaagctgatgtggcggtaataTTTCAGGGTAATGTGATTACCTccattttcttaggtaatctaaTATTACCTTGAAATATTCCAACTTTACCCATGTTAActaaccattatatatatattataataataataataataataataataatattattattattattattattattattattaacaacacCAATCCACCGAAAAGTGGAATTGAACaggtagtaataata includes:
- the LOC116001435 gene encoding cysteine protease-like, with translation MTRAERKHTVRGFSSVNRLREQRSLRFVFPRELIECCFAVATAEALGALCVVEGLQPFHIELSVQEIFDNSQKLPENSHQIFEDLPYRNSNRGAGKYIQDFGICEALDYPYRGRKAKKPRCTDRKFWQLKTATDENEILAEIRRCPIAGLVWGDDNLTELGADEIYDPDPTQATKVRGHAVLITGYATIGGIPCYEVKNSWGIGWGAQGYGMIARRVMPKVVAFKSAYIEPAARTTNNGLARRKMIRW